The genomic region CTCGCCCAAACCCCGGCAACCGTGGCCAACGGCAACTTCGAGTCCGGTGACGTGTCCGGCTGGAGCGCGTCCTACAACTCCGGAATCACCACCACCAACCCGCACGGCGGCACCTACGCCGGGCAGATCAACGCACCCACCGGCGGCAACGGATCCATCGAACAAATCGTGGGCGGCCTGACACCAAACACCACCTACACCCTCACCGGCTGGATCCGCACCGACGGCGGCGTGACCAACATCGGCACCAAGAACTACGACGCCGACCCCAACGACGACACCGGCAACACCACCACCGCCACCACCTGGACCCAACTCAGCAGCCAATTCACCACCGGCCCCACCAACACCACCGTCGACATCTACTGCTACCGATCCACAGCAGGCACCTCCGCCTGCGACGACTTCACCCTGACCAAGAACTGACCGGGAGCCGCAATAGCGGCCGAACCAACCGAAGGGCGCTGCCGTATCGGCAGCGCCCTTCGCGCATTCACTCCCGGCTGATCGTTCGCAAAGACCCAGGGCTGCCGGTGAAAGCAGACCGAAGCCCGTTACCGAGTTCAAGCCCGGTCGCTCTCCGATCGATGCTCAGGGCCCAACGCCGAAGCTTGACCAGATATGCATTGGCCCGACACCGACCGTGGCCACGCTGGTTGATCCGCGATCAGACGGGTTTTCGCCTCCAGCAACCACCGTCCGTCTGGCCAGGGATTCTGTCGTGCTCGCTACGGTCTGCGGTGGCCCCGAACTGTTGGAAACTGGATATAGCGGCCGGCTGCCGCGTCGTGCCACTGGTTGACCGGCCGTTCGTCGAAGGAGGCGGTCGGGATGGGCGCTTTGGGTGCAGGCTCGGTCTATTGGCGGTGTGGGTGCCGTCATCGCCACGGTCGGGATTGTCTGCGACGTGGCGAGGATGGGCACGGCTCGTGGTATTTCGCGGTGAGCGTTCCGCCGGTGGAGGGCTTTCCGGGTCGGTCAGTTCTGGTTCGTCGCGGCGGCTATGCCTCCCCGGCGGCTGCCGAGGAGGCGCTGCGGCGGACTCGCGATGGTGCCGATCCGGAGGCCGGTGTGACCGTTGGGGAATGGCTGCGGCTGTGGATTGCCGGACGCGCTCGTTTAGCAACCTCCACACGGGTGTCGTACATCGAGCACATCAACGTTTACATCAACCCGGTTCTCGGCCAGATACCGCTGACCGAGCTCACGATCAAGCAGCTGGTCGACTTCTATGCCACGCTTGCACGACGGCGAACTCGGCGCGGTGGCGGCGTTCTGTCCGCCGGCACGATCCTCCACATCCATGCCACGCTTCGGGCCGGGTTGAATGCGGCACTACGGCGCGGGCTGATCTTGTGGAACCCGGCGCGGGAAGCCGAGCCACCTCGCTGGCGCCGGCCCCGGGCAGTGGTGTGGACGGACGATCTGATCGCGCACTGGAAGGCGACCGGCGAACGTCCGCCAGTGGCGGTGTGGACAGCCACACAGACCGCAGACTTCTTGACCGCGATCGGGGAGGACCGGCTGTATGCGGCGTTCCATCTGATCGCGCTACGCGGACTGCGGGGGGGCGAAGCCGCAGGTCTGCGCTGGTGCGATCTGGACTTGCAGCGTGGGCTGTGTTTCATCACCCACCAGGTGCAGCGCCGCGACCGCGAGATCCTGCAGGGCCCACCGAAATCCGCGAGAAGTGTGCGGGCAGTGGCGTTGGATCGGACCACGGTCAAGGCGTTGAAGGTGCATCGCCACAGACAGGAAGAAGAATGCCACGCCTGCGGCACCGTTCCGTCCGGGTTCGTGTTCACCCGTATCGATGGCCAGCCGCTGGCACCGGAATACCTGTACCGGCGCTTCGTAAAACTGGTGGCCAAACATGGCCTGCCGCCGATCCGGCTGCATGACCTGCGGCACGGCGCAGCCTCACTGGCGCTACAGGCCGGCGTAGACCTGAAGGTGGTCTCCGACCAACTCGGGCACTCCTCCATCGTGCTGACCGCAGACACCTATGTCAGCGTGCTGCCGGCGCTGGCGATGCAAGCTGCGGAAAAGACCGCGCGGCTCGTGGCCGAGGCTGGGCAATACGCTCCGGGATCGAATCACGTAACGCGGCGCAAGGTTGGCCCGCCGGACCCGACCGGGAAGGGCGGGCGCAGGCGGCGCAGCTCGACCCGTCGACCACTGACGTCGATGCTGTCGACGCCGGCTAAGGCACCGGACCGGCGCAACATCATTTCAGCGGCGGCGGGGAAGGAGGCGATGATCTGAGCCTGTACCGCGCCAGAATGGACGCATGGCCGTTGACCTGCCCGTTTGTGTGATTGTACCCAGCAGATAGGCCCGGCGGCTGCCGACCTCAATGACGACCGCCGCATACAGCCCTTTCAACATCACGGTGTCGACGTGCAGAAAGTCGACCGCCAGGATCGTCTCGGCTTGGGCGCGCAGGAACGTCCGCCACGTGTTGTCACGCCGGTCCGGCGGCGGGATCCTCCGCGAGCGAAGGATCCGGCGGATCGTGGAGGCCCCGACACGATGGCCGAGTCGGCGCGGCCCGTCTTGGATCCGCACCGTGCCCCAGCTCGGGTTCTCAGTCGCGAGCCGGACAATCAACGCCACCATATCGTCCGGGATCGGTGGACGACCGGGAGGCTTGGGCTCGCGCCACTTGTTCGCGATCAGCCGACGATGCCACCGCAGTAACGTGCCGGGGGTCACCAACCGGTGCAACCGCAGCGCCTTCGGCAGGACCCTGGCCAGCGCGGACAGCAGTGCCCGGTCGTGCCAGTCGATCCGCGGCGTCGGGTTGGTCCGGCGCGGCACCGCGACCTCCTGCCGGAGAACAAGTAACTCCGCGTCCTTGGCTGCCGAGGACCGGGCCAACAACACCAGCCAACCGAGCACGGCCACGAAGATCCGATACAGCAGACGAACAGCCACGAAGCGAAATCCTTGCAGGTGCCCCGGCCCAGGTCACAGCCTATGGCCGAGTATTGGCGCAGGACAGGCAGCGCGCTCGCCATCCGCCCCTCAAGGTCCACGTAGGTTATGTGCGCGAACTGATGGTCGAACTCGGCGCAGACCGGCTTTCAAGATGGGCTCCGATCCGGCCGGCTCTGACCCGTTTCCAGACGACGGCGCTACCGGGTCGGCCCCTGATCCTCGGCTGCCTCCGCGACGGTGAGTTCAGCAGCCGGATCCGCCTCCAGGCGGGCGTCCGGAATCGGCGTGCCACTGCGGACGGAGCGACCGTAGGTCCCGTCGTCGATGCGCCGAAGTGCACGCTCGACCACTGAGAGCCGGTCCCGCAGGGATGCAGCCAAGGCGTCGTCGATGCCCTGCGCCTCCAGTGATT from Catenulispora sp. MAP5-51 harbors:
- a CDS encoding tyrosine-type recombinase/integrase, with translation MSVPPVEGFPGRSVLVRRGGYASPAAAEEALRRTRDGADPEAGVTVGEWLRLWIAGRARLATSTRVSYIEHINVYINPVLGQIPLTELTIKQLVDFYATLARRRTRRGGGVLSAGTILHIHATLRAGLNAALRRGLILWNPAREAEPPRWRRPRAVVWTDDLIAHWKATGERPPVAVWTATQTADFLTAIGEDRLYAAFHLIALRGLRGGEAAGLRWCDLDLQRGLCFITHQVQRRDREILQGPPKSARSVRAVALDRTTVKALKVHRHRQEEECHACGTVPSGFVFTRIDGQPLAPEYLYRRFVKLVAKHGLPPIRLHDLRHGAASLALQAGVDLKVVSDQLGHSSIVLTADTYVSVLPALAMQAAEKTARLVAEAGQYAPGSNHVTRRKVGPPDPTGKGGRRRRSSTRRPLTSMLSTPAKAPDRRNIISAAAGKEAMI
- a CDS encoding integrase catalytic region, with amino-acid sequence MAVRLLYRIFVAVLGWLVLLARSSAAKDAELLVLRQEVAVPRRTNPTPRIDWHDRALLSALARVLPKALRLHRLVTPGTLLRWHRRLIANKWREPKPPGRPPIPDDMVALIVRLATENPSWGTVRIQDGPRRLGHRVGASTIRRILRSRRIPPPDRRDNTWRTFLRAQAETILAVDFLHVDTVMLKGLYAAVVIEVGSRRAYLLGTITQTGRSTAMRPFWRGTGSDHRLLPRRR
- a CDS encoding TraR/DksA family transcriptional regulator codes for the protein MNPEAARSLLNAEHDQLREQLAAVGRAEVEDRQAEDEIGDEADSAQSLEAQGIDDALAASLRDRLSVVERALRRIDDGTYGRSVRSGTPIPDARLEADPAAELTVAEAAEDQGPTR